One genomic region from Amaranthus tricolor cultivar Red isolate AtriRed21 chromosome 12, ASM2621246v1, whole genome shotgun sequence encodes:
- the LOC130796942 gene encoding uncharacterized protein LOC130796942: MAIEGQETMVFCRASFRDWSKLPIDLLVDILIRLSDSELVRCKVVCKSWNDTIVNISIPKAFASVHLSELVYTKDVYWIVTHVPHDATRGDIVSSFEHLYRAFPSVPKSRHFRGCCNGYFSYPKLVFFVCTILLPDNGWNFLLVMKLPGIVMFHWLLIQMGMSTKIIMMLGVRGLKRVCM, from the exons ATGGCAATTGAAGGACAAGAGACAATGGTCTTTTGCAGAGCTAGCTTTCGTGATTGGTCTAAACTTCCCATTGATTTGTTAGTCGATATACTCATTCGCTTATCTGATAGTGAATTGGTGAGATGTAAAGTAGTATGCAAATCATGGAATGACACTATTGTTAATATAAGCATTCCTAAAGCATTTGCTTCTGTACACCTTAGTGAACTTGTTTATACGAAGGATGTATATTGGATTGTAACTCATGTTCCACATGATGCAACACGTGGAGATATTGTAAGCTCCTTTGAACACCTTTATCGTGCATTTCCCTCTGTGCCAAAGTCGCGTCATTTCCGtggatgttgcaatggttattTCTCTTATCcgaaacttgttttttttgtgTGTACAATCCTGCTACCGGACAATGGGTGGAATTTCCTACTTGTTATGAAGCTTCCCGGCATTGTTATGTTTCATTGGCTTTTGATCCAA ATGGGAATGTCCACAAAGATAATTATGATGTTGGGCGTGAGAGGTTTAAAAAGAGTGTGTATGTGA